The nucleotide sequence CGCCACCGCGGGCGGCCAGGGCGGCGAGGTCAGCGTCGCGGAGGGATTTTCCGAGAGAGTAGGCCTCGTCGACAATCTGCCGACCGAGGGCGAGTCGAGGCGGAGGCGTCTTGGAGGCGGCGGCGTAGTACATGCGGAGTGCGCTCCACCAGGTGCCCACCGACGGTTCGACGCTGTCCTTCTGACCGGGGAGCGGCGAGAGGGAggcgacgaagtcggagaggaccGCTCTTTGGGAAGCGGTGAACTTGCCATAGAAGACGAGATTGACGGGGATTTGCCCAGTGAGCATAACTCCCCTGTGGTAGGTCATGGCGAGCGGCTGTCCATCACAGCCCAGAAACAGAGCAGGAAGCAACAGAAAGCAAAGAAGCAAAGCGGAGCACAGTGAAAGCGCTGTAGTAATAGAAGAAGCCATAGAACTCTGTTTTCTGAGTGGATGAGCACAAAGTACAAGCGTGGCGAGATTTATAGCGGTAGAAGGAAAGAGAGAGGAAGGCGAGAGGCAATAAAGACGAGTCCCCTGCCCATGCACCACAGCACTAGGTTGACCGAGCTACGCCGTGGATAGCGTCGGCAAAAGCGACCATGGTCAGGAACAGCCTTCTTCGATCGGGTGGATGCCAATAATTCTTGTGACATAAACGTTTGTGAAAGATACAGCTGAGGCTGCCCCTACCGCTTTCGCTGTCGCCATTAAGAATCCGTCGTCGTTTCTGCATGCTGGTAATGATCAAGAGCGGGGCAGGCGAAGGCGACGGGAGGTCAATTCCTGGGAGAAAATGAAGCAGGTGGAATCGGAGGCCATGGATTGGAGTGCGGGAGAAGGCGAGAAGAACAGAGCGTCTAACAGAGTCTCTAAGGAGAAGAATCATGCACCATCAACGAGTACGACTCCTCTCGTTCTTATCCACTTCACCATCTTTATTACTTTTGATAAAATATATAACTTCGTCGGTTCGAATGCCGAGATAAATGTCGCCTTCATACTAATACTCATTTATCTCTGTTCTGTATTCCTCCCCTGTATAGCAAAGGCATCCGAGATCATATCGAGTGAAGGGATGTGCACTCAAATTTTTGTCCCGTATCATGCGTTCAATGCCTCGCTGCATCCATCAAACGAAAATATTTTGGGGTTTGAGTTGGAGGGTAGTGAAGCTGCCACGCAGGTTCAGAAGTAGTTCATTGGAACGGGACACGCGAGGAAGACAGCGGCGTGTCTGGTGTAGGCGGCACCTGCATTGGTGTCGATAGACATGGGACGGTGGATTGTGCATTATAGCTGGCTACTTAATGTGAGTTTGATGCTACGGCTACCAGACTGTAGCATTGCTATATTAATATAATACAAGGAGCATTTTTATCCTGATTTTGAGAATCAAATTACATGACCCAATAATTGATACAGAGTGTGATCCGCGAGCTAATTTATGATATGATTTTCATGCAATATTAATTTGCTCGAGTTTGATTGACATCAACCGGTGCACGAACATGAATTGATAAACACAAAGTTGATACATATCTAATGCGCTTCACCGCTCAAGCTGGCACAGTGAAATCGCACATATATCAACAAAAGGTATGAAGAAAAATCAAACGACAGCTTCCACGATTGAATCAACTAACAATTTAACTAGTAAGGATGATAGTTAACGGAAGAGGAATTAAGAACTGTGGAACATATAAAAAAGTTGGTGATCCTAAATGCATATTCCCCACAGCTTATACAACCTTTCTCGATAGATTCTTATTTGGTTAAACTCTATGACTAATTGGTGGAAGTATTAATTAggtaattaattaagttatcagGTATATTGGATTCATGATGAGTTGATTTATTAGTAAGTGGATTAATAGTTGATATCTGATCGAATAAATTGATAAGAGAAACTGGAAGTATGGATTCATTATTTAGTTGACTTCATTAGTTGGATTGCTAGTTCATATCTTGTTAGATAATTGAAGCATATTAAAATGAATggttaattaattaggttgaaTAACTTCATTAGGAAATATTCCTAGTTTGAAGGAAGTGATGAATCGTTAAATAGAATTAAAAGATGATTACCTAATTAGTTTAGTTATTTGACTTATATTCGAAGTTAGCTATAATAAGTACCCTGCTATGCAGGATATGGATACAAGACGAGCACTTTAACGAGAGCATAGTTTCAACATGGCCTCCAAATAGAAACGGGTACTTCCTGTCTTGTTCCTTTACTACTTTAACTTTAGTGTATAATCTATATTTAGATAGTTGctatatttaccttgactctattTGTTCTTACTTCTTGAGTTTAAtcttttatttcttgatcttATATGTTGATCTATTTTGATATCCATGTAGTCTCATTGTTATCTATGCTATTTATGACCATTTATACTCATATCATTATGCTAGCGATATTATACTATAGCATAACTGTAGAATATTGAACTAAGTTACCAGCTTGATATTTATTCATACTTGGGTATTAGTATGATCATACGGTATtgtaggatatcgagtatcctagTAAACTTTAATTGTTATTTAGGCTTATGCCTAAATGCTAGTGAGATTAGACCTACAATGTTATATCCTGTCGATCATCGTCtttcattcgtggttgagagagtcgtcagtaatCGTCGTTATAGCTTATCAATCATTGTCTCCCATTTGTGGTTAAGAGAGTCATCAGTGATCATGATACATATGACTACCCACGCGACATTCATGGTAGCGAGTTCGCGTGTAATCCGTAACTAGATAGCTACATATATACCTTGTCTGCCCACAAGACCATTCGTGGTAGCGAGTTCGGCCACAGATAGTGACTATTTACTTACCTGTCTGCCCACAAGATCATTCGTGATAACAAGTTCGCCTGTAGACAGTGACTATTTGTTTACCCTGACGGCATGGAATCATCAGTGGTAAAGTCAGTCAATGCTTGttatatacttgctatatgtCGATCATGTATTTGTTCGTGCAGATTGCGATGTACCGTATGTACTCCCAATTTATTGGTCACATCTAGTTGAGCAGGTTAGTGGAAGATTATTATTATTGGTTATACTATAATAAGTAGACGATTATAGTGGCACACTTAACTTTTGATGTAAGTATTTTCTTGAGACTGTACATCTTTGCTCTCCTTATATTATTGTCATGTAATATCTTCTTGTATCTATCGAGtatgttatactcactaccccttaCTTTCCCTTTTGTTTCCATGTTAGTAGGTAGATGACATGTCGTGTCACTCACAGGTCTTGGATGTCAGTCTCACGTCGCATCAAgagtttttgtttttgttgtttTTCTTACTCGTATTTTAGCTTTTCGAACTAGTTTATGTATTGTATAACTTGTGTGTGGATTTCTGAACTTGTGGTGTCCTTTTGTCTGTTATGTATTTGTTGAGGTAAGTCGTACCGGTACGCAGTCTAGTTTCTTATTTTACGTGATTGTGTTTGTTTTCAGCCGTGTGACCTGTAGATATTATCTTGTATTACCTTGTGGCCATATATCCAGGTTTCATATGTTGTCATAAGGGAAAAGATGTTGCTTATTTATCGGCCAAAGACTCCCTCGAGACGTGACATATACAGACTAAATCCTAACGACCCCGAAGTCGATTGAGCATATAGGATTCAGTTCTCCACTTCTACAATATTACTTTCAGCTTACAGATTTAGTCCTACAGTGCAATACAACCTTCAATATAAATCAGACCGTCACAAGGTCAGTCATACTTAAGAGTCTGAGCATCTTGTTATCTAATAATCAGTCTCTCGACATACGGTCGATCTGTCCTATAACTGACCGGACCTGCAAGACTTGGTTCCTCATTACTTATCAGATCTTCAGCATGAACCTACGAGCATATTGCCGACTGAATTTATGTTCGATCGGACTTATATAATTCAACTCCGAGCATAAGGAAATTTTCATTATAAATCTGATCCGACATAGAGACAATCGGAATACCCCATCTAAGTATCCGGCTAGACTATATTTCAAGAGGCAATATTGTTAGGGAATCACAACAAATTGTCAAAATAACAATTATTCGTCAGATAATATGCTTTGGTTACCACATATGCATTCAATAGAACCTTCTTACGAAGATAACTATACAACTTCTATCATTATTGCGGAGGTTACACGAGATTGTTCATATACGTGTAACAGAAGATTTCTCGAAAAATAATTGTACAAATTCTAGACTGTATACCTTTCATTATCTGACATCTTCTAACACTGAATATTCCTTGTTACCTCATTATTACAAAGTTATGGGAGGCGATATAAAAAGGAGAGTTCTCTCCACGGAGGAGGTATGTTTTGATAGACTACTGCACAACATTATTCTGTACTACGCTTACTCAATTTTATTGTAGCTCTTCTCCACTTTTCGTTTAGTCATCTACTCATTTAAACGTCAGAAGGTCTatgtcagggaccccttccctgattttTGCCTTAACATTTTGTTAGCTCTTTCAAGTGTGCGCAGAATGGAGCCGAAAGGAGCGTCAAGTGTCATGTCTCTCTCTAACGAAGTCTTCTCCAAGTCATCATCAGAACCACCTGCCCAGCGCGCCATCTCCacagctttcagacaggatcaatattcATTTCCTCATGTTTAGGATGGCTTATTGCAATATCTGGAGAATTTAAGAAGCCAGTAGTAGTTTCCACAACAAGTGATACACCATAAACTGGTGATCTGCAAGGTGGATTATGCAGCAGAATTAAACTACAAAACAATAGGCATCCGCATGAATATAGaaaagaccaaaaaaaaaaaaaaaagagccaTCTAGATTGTTCATGGTTAAACATCCAAGCTCCAGCAAACTATTTGGAACAAGTTCCGTAAGATTCACTTGGGGTGACCAAGATTAAGGGGTCAGTTGAGGGCGTAAGCCAGACAACACCAACATGATTTAGTGAGCACAGAGTATCAATATTGGGTGCCATCAAGCCAATTGTTGTTGCAAGTGAGTCTAATTGATTTAACAGTGAATCTTGTGTCCCAACTACAAATAATCAAGCCAAACCTGGATATTATAACTAAGCAAATGGACATGGActataaataatcttctttttaacttgaCAAATATTCTAGAATCACATGCATGATATCATATATTTAGGCAAATAAAGGGTTACTCAAGgtccaaggaagaaaaaaaagtaTACCTCCCACCAGATGGACCTGATCTATAGTCAGTAAAAATATGAACATCCGGCATGAAGTGATTAAAAACTCCACGAGCTGCATATATCATTCGACTCCCAATTTGAGGGGATACTCGTGTGGAGAATGTCACTCCTCTAATGCTCTGGACCATTCCTTCATCAACCCAATGGGATGCCTGAATgttttagtttatttaaataaacaaGCAGACATGAATTTATAGATTATGTATTTGTAAACAGACAAGATTTACAGATACGTAGATTATGTATTTATCAAGACTCACTGTTAAGGTGTTTGGGGCAGTTGGAACGCCAAGAAAAATCTCACCACCAAGGGGAAGAGCTCCCCAATTCACAATTTTCAACTCCAAACCTTCTGATGGAATGCCGAACCGCTTGAGCATATGCAGTGTTGTTGTACGGAACGTATCAACGGAATGATCATTAGAATCATTtgtaattccttttttttttgagaaaaaaaagaTGATTATGACATGTTTTCACAAAATAAGTCACAAGCAATGTCAGTCATAACTAAAAACAATATAGGTAGTCATAgcaactgatttttttttttgggggggtcATGGTTGACAATGGAACTAAGCAAATGAAATAATTAGAACCATTAATTATGAGTAAGCATTCAGAGACTTTAGTCTCTTTTTGTGGAAATATGAAGTATCAGTCATCAATATGTACATGTGTTTTCCGCATAATACACATGTCATAATTGACGCAGCAAAAAACTAGCGATTATATTGATTCGTGCACGAATACCGGAAGTGATTTTCTAAACAGTGTTATTCTACATAATGCAAAAAGATAAGCAATTAAACTTGACGTTTGAGAAGAAACAGCACCACTGCAAATTTTTATTGATCAAAAACTTTCTCACATCAACTCAAACAATTATTTATATAGACTCCAGACCCTAAGACACAAAAGAAGGAAATACTGACATAAAGGAAAATTTCTAAACATACTAAAAATCCAAAATATCCTAAACGGACTTAGaatctaaaaatataaaagacaaaaattatcaaaaataccctaaatatcAAACtcgataaaaataatagaaaaattaaaattattctttttttctTGCATCATTCTCTCCATAGTGGAAAAAATTCGCCCTCGAATGGTTGGTCATATCATCAGAAGTGTTGTCAACGTGTTGCGGTTTTTTTAGGTGTGATGCAACGAAAAGCTATCAGTTTTGTTGATTCGCGCACAAATATCGGAAGCAATCTTCTAAATCCTGTTGATTTTCCCACGAATACCaagaaataaaaaagtaaaactcGTCATTCCTTACAAAGGAGATGACGAACAACACCACCGCAAATTCTTATTGATCAGAAAGTTTCTCACATCAACTCAAACAATTATTTATATAAACTTCAAACCCTAAGGCACAAAGGATGGAAAGAAACACTCGCtcaaaatccaaaaatataaaagacaaaaattatcaaaaataccctaaatagcAAActcgataaaaataataaaattattcttttttccTGCATCAATAATCCTTtcctaaatttattttaaagtagAGAGACATAAACTTCCTCCCATATGACGTATAAATTCTCATGAAAATAGaaacattttttatttaaactagGCAGGTAAAAGAACTATCAACTATCTTACGTCCACTCTATGAAAGATTTAAAATAACCTAATAAGATAGTTTGATAGTTTAACTTTGGCTAAAAAAACTATCAACTAGTTTCCTGAACAGAAGATTCCAGTTGAACTTTGGCTAAAAAACTAGTGAACAATCTAATTGCGGAAACTCGGGTTCCAGTTAAAACTGTCAATAGTTCTTTTAATCCAACAGCAGCAAGTTGAAAGATGCTATTACTTGCAATTTCCCCTTAGATAATATCACCAAAAAGTGAGGAAACGAGCTAACCTTTGAGCGTAATAGACAGGGATTTTTTCCCAAACAAAGCAAGAAGGATAAACGGCTCAAGTAAGTACCCGATGGCCACAGTCATGCACCAAATACTTCCCCCTCCAACCAAAACTCCCGGCTCAGTCTCGTTCCTACACAAACCAAAACGCAAAAATTGTCAGCGAAATCGATCCGAACTTACAACAACAAAAATAGAAATCACTGGCATTGACGACGACCTAAAATTCAAAGTCAGTAATCGAACCGGGAAGAATTCCAGCGGACGAACATGTCTCGTTGATCTCGACTGTGCAGTCGTCGGATATCTTCTCGATGAGTCGGAGCAACGATACCTCATAGGGCCATAGCCCTGGAGAAgtctcgtcggcgcggatatccTCGATGAGGATTGCGTTGATTGACAGCGTCGCGAGGAGGAGCCGCTGCGGGAACTGGCGGATTCCCTTTCATGTACGACGTCTTCCCCACCTTCCCAGAGCGAAAGCGAGAGCACTTCTCCGTGCTCGACGACGGTGGGCGGCGGCGCGAGATGCAAGGGAAGAGAAAGGCCCTTGGCGAGTTTAGGGGTTTCCACTAAACCCCAAAATCTTAACTAAATCTGGTTCAACCTGAACCGTTCCGGTTCAGAATGGATCGACTGCGTCGACTACTCGGTTACCAAGTTGGGCTGAGCCGAGGCCGGTTCAGCCTTAAGATAAATGGGCTATTTCAGTTTCATTTTGGGCTGGGCCGGTGATGGCTTAATTACCGAGCTGGTGCCTGGGCTGAGCCTCCCCAGATAATCCATCGTCTTTCTTCCCTTCGTTCCTTATCCGTGTTCTCCACTGAATCATACTGCTCACTTTCTCACCAGTCGCGATGTCCTCTCTCCCTTGGAGACGTTGGTATTGCTGATCTGCCGTCCGGAGGCTGCCTCACCGCCGGCGGTCACCGATTGAGTGCCTGTAGGAGGTACTCTCTTCGTTGCTATTGTTGGGGACAATTGCATCATTTCAGCTTGTCAAAACAGGAACTTTTATGGAGTGCGGGACTTTCTTGGATTGCGGTTCACTAAGGAGAGTGAAGTTTGTCGAGAGATTTGTGTATCCACTTTGTAGTTGTCGTTTCTGTTCTAGCCGATGTTATATTTCTTGTGGTATTGGAGGATTTAGAAAACAGTCTCTTTTGTGGGCGAGCTGGTTGCCTGTTACCGATGCTAAATCTGCCTCTTCTTCTGAGCTCAACAAGCCGATTCCTTCCAGAAAGTCTTTCTATTTGGCTGGGGCATTAGGTCAAGAACAGCTAGGGAAGCCACATTTGGAAGAGCAACCAAGGGCAAAAAATGTTGACATGCGCATAGCTGATCCTGATGCTTTAAGTGGTGCACAAAAGGAAAAGGCATTCGATGCTGattgtgaaaaagaaggagaagaaatacTAGGTTTTGAAGGAAATGGTAAGAAAAATAGGAGGGTTGAAAGGGTTGATGTGCATGCAATTTCATTGAGCTTAATGCATGCTAAAACCGCAGACGACGTCAAAAAAGAACTCAAGAACTTGGATACCTTGCCTCTGCCTGTTTACTCATCCGTGATCAGGGGTTTAGGGGCTAAGAAGAGTTTAGATTCAGCATTCGCTATTGTTGAGTGGTTGAAGTGGAAAAATAAGGAGACTGGTAGTTCTGTCTCTCCAAACTTGTTCATCTATAACAGCCTCTTAAGCGCAGTGAAGCTGACTCAGGATTTTGATAAAGTCGACGAAGTAATAGAGGATATGAAATCACAAGGCATCACTCCTAATGTTGTGACTTATAATACTCTGATGTCCATTTACCTTGAACAAGACAGGTATCAAGATGCTCTAAATGTGTTAAATGATATCAACAACAATGGACTATCTCCTTCGCCTGTCACTTATTCAACCATCTTACTGTCATACAAGAAGATGGGCGATGCGTTTGGTGCAGTTGCTTGCTTTGCCCAGTTTAGAGACAAGTATCAGAGAGGTGAAATTGGCAAAACTAACTGTGATGAATGGAAGAATGAGTTTGTTAAACTTGAAAAGTTCACAATCAGTGTATGTAATTTTGTGATGCGCAAGTGGCTGGTAAATGATGTGAATCCAGCTTCAAATATTCTTAAGCTCCTAGCTGTGATGGATGAGGCACTATTGAAACCTAACCGAGTAGATTTTGAACGCCTTTTGTGGGCATGCACACGAGATAGCCATTACACTGTGGCTAAGGAGTTCTATAGTAGAATAAGGGACATGAACAATGACATAAGCTTATCTGTATGTAATCATGTGATATGGCTGATGGGCAAGGCGAAAAAATGGTGGGCAGCTCTTGGGGTCTTCGAGGACTTGCTGGAGATTGGTCCTAACCCAAACAATCTATCATATGAACTGATCCTATCTCATTTCAACTTTCTGCTAACTGCTGCTAGAAAAAAGGGGATGTGGAAGTGGGGTGTTAGGCTTATCAATAAGATGCAAGAGAAAGGCTTAAGACCAGGAAGCAGAGAATGGAATGCAGTCCTTGTAGCATGCTCTAAAGCATCAGAAACATCAGTTGCTGTACAGATATTTGCTAGAATGGTGGAGCAGGGTGAGAAACCGACAGTCGTATCTTATGGAGCTCTGCTGAGTGCACTTGAAAAAGGGAGGCTTTACGATGAAGCGCTCAGCGTGTGGGAGCACATGGGTAAAGTGAATGTCAAGCCAAATTTGTACGCATACACAATATTGGTGTCAGTTTACATTGGAAAAGGTAGTCCTGAGATGGTTGAATTTGCTCTCAGTGAAATGAGATCAGTAGGTATTGAACCGAGTGTGATCACTTTTAATGCGATAATTTCTGCGTGTGCAAAGAACGGTATGGAAAATGCTATTTTGGAGTGGTTTCGCCGCATGAAAGATTACAAACTCAAGCCAAACGAAACAACTTATGAAATACTAGTGGAAGCCCTTGCAAGAAATGGCAAACCAAGATTAGCAAATGAGATGTACTTGAGGGCTTGCGATGAGGGATTTCAGCTTTCTCCAAAAGCCTATGATGCTGTCTCACAATCCTTGCGTCCGAGTTGAACGACTGAGGCTTTGGGCT is from Zingiber officinale cultivar Zhangliang chromosome 7B, Zo_v1.1, whole genome shotgun sequence and encodes:
- the LOC122004568 gene encoding protein PHOSPHATE-INDUCED 1 homolog codes for the protein MATAKAVGAASAVSFTNLGQPSAVVHGQGTRLYCLSPSSLFPSTAINLATLVLCAHPLRKQSSMASSITTALSLCSALLLCFLLLPALFLGCDGQPLAMTYHRGVMLTGQIPVNLVFYGKFTASQRAVLSDFVASLSPLPGQKDSVEPSVGTWWSALRMYYAAASKTPPPRLALGRQIVDEAYSLGKSLRDADLAALAARGGAALSVVLTAADVAVERFCMSRCGSHTSSASGRGRIVYIWVGDSSAQCPGQCAWPFHQPLYGPQTPPLVAPNGDVGTDGMVINLASMLAGAATNPFGDGFYQGPREAPLEAATACTGVYAKGAYPGYPGNLLVDPATGASFNAHGARGRKYLVPALFDPSSSTCSTLV
- the LOC122004569 gene encoding probable RNA 3'-terminal phosphate cyclase-like protein; amino-acid sequence: MIQWRTRIRNEGKKDDGLSGEAQPRHQLVETPKLAKGLSLPLHLAPPPTVVEHGEVLSLSLWEGGEDVVHERESASSRSGSSSRRCQSTQSSSRISAPTRLLQGYGPMRYRCSDSSRRYPTTAQSRSTRHVRPLEFFPVRLLTLNFRNETEPGVLVGGGSIWCMTVAIGYLLEPFILLALFGKKSLSITLKGITNDSNDHSVDTFRTTTLHMLKRFGIPSEGLELKIVNWGALPLGGEIFLGVPTAPNTLTASHWVDEGMVQSIRGVTFSTRVSPQIGSRMIYAARGVFNHFMPDVHIFTDYRSGPSGGRSPVYGVSLVVETTTGFLNSPDIAISHPKHEEMNIDPV
- the LOC122006389 gene encoding protein LOW PHOTOSYNTHETIC EFFICIENCY 1, chloroplastic-like — protein: MECGTFLDCGSLRRVKFVERFVYPLCSCRFCSSRCYISCGIGGFRKQSLLWASWLPVTDAKSASSSELNKPIPSRKSFYLAGALGQEQLGKPHLEEQPRAKNVDMRIADPDALSGAQKEKAFDADCEKEGEEILGFEGNGKKNRRVERVDVHAISLSLMHAKTADDVKKELKNLDTLPLPVYSSVIRGLGAKKSLDSAFAIVEWLKWKNKETGSSVSPNLFIYNSLLSAVKLTQDFDKVDEVIEDMKSQGITPNVVTYNTLMSIYLEQDRYQDALNVLNDINNNGLSPSPVTYSTILLSYKKMGDAFGAVACFAQFRDKYQRGEIGKTNCDEWKNEFVKLEKFTISVCNFVMRKWLVNDVNPASNILKLLAVMDEALLKPNRVDFERLLWACTRDSHYTVAKEFYSRIRDMNNDISLSVCNHVIWLMGKAKKWWAALGVFEDLLEIGPNPNNLSYELILSHFNFLLTAARKKGMWKWGVRLINKMQEKGLRPGSREWNAVLVACSKASETSVAVQIFARMVEQGEKPTVVSYGALLSALEKGRLYDEALSVWEHMGKVNVKPNLYAYTILVSVYIGKGSPEMVEFALSEMRSVGIEPSVITFNAIISACAKNGMENAILEWFRRMKDYKLKPNETTYEILVEALARNGKPRLANEMYLRACDEGFQLSPKAYDAVSQSLRPS